The DNA region CGCACCGTTCGCTTCGTTTTttccttcactttttttttcgttttcgttttttaaatatttcaaatagtTTTCGCGTTGAACTTTACCGTAGATGTTTAGGTTTTTCTAAAATGTTGGTCTTGAATGTGAAAATTCTGCGCCGAAAGTTGCTTGCCGTACTGGTTCATGAATCCACAGTGAATATAGAACTTTTTGTTTTtcgttttttatttcttataacggattttttttcgtttttggaGAAGTTTAATCGTTTCGTTCACTGGCTAAAAACATGATACTATCATGCTGAAGAGTTTCacattatttattgttatttgcgTGGTTATTGATATATACTTTGAGTGAAGTTGCACACATTTTGTAAAAGAGTAAGGAATGCGAGGGaactaacaaataaatttattatttttcactttgtttGATGAATTGCTTctattgaaatgttttgtggGAGAAAAAAATTTTATCATCTAGGTTGTGCCTTAGTTTTTGATTgctattggaaaaaaaatggaggCTTAGGTTTTCAAGTTCTTTTTCCCCTCATTCAAAGGTTGTCTTGACATATTTAAGTTCATTTTGTTGATTATATCATGATAAGTTGGTGATTTTAATTGGCAGTTCGACTAGCTTTTGGAAACAATTATAATGGCAACTTCAGAGCAGCAAGTCCCTCCCAAAACTCCTGCAGCTGATATTGTATGTATATGAGTATATCTACATTTTATTGTGATACGTTGTCCCTGTTAGTGTTAATGTTCACACAACTGACCGGGTTTTGAATATACCTACAATTTATAGGTTGGCAATGCTTTTGTTGATCAATACTACCATATGTTGCATGAAAGCCCTGAGCTGGTGCATAGGTTTTACCAAGATGTCAGTAAACTTGGCCGTCCTGAGCAGAATGGCATAATGGGTATTACAACCACAATGCTTGTGAGTTTTCTCTAATCCTCTTTATTTCTGTCTCCTTACCCCTGTATATGCCTTGTAGTGTTCACCCAACTTGCTTCATATTTCTGTATCTGTATTCATATCTGTGATACATTTTTATagattctttttcatttttgacaTTTGGTGTATTGGTATTATGCATGTGAGTATAACACTCCCAGTCCTAGCCCTTTCTCCACTCCTCCAATGTATcgtcataatttattttttcctttaaaccTCCAACTTTGCACTATGTGCATTCAGAAAAGATGTTTTAAGATTAGAGTATTAGACCAGTAACTGACCAGATGTGATTAATTGCTGATGCCTCTTCATTTAATTACTATATTGTCGTCCATTTCCATTATCAGATTTATGAAGTCCAACTGCATAAAATATGAAGGTTTTCTTTCATAATAAAATGCTGTTAATACTAGTATTCTAATTTTAGTGcatgctttttaatttttatcggGCAGGATATTAACAAGAAAATACTATCATTGGGTTATGGGGAACTCAGTGCAGAGATCGTATCAGTGGATGCACAAGAATCTTATGACGGGGGAGTCATTGTCTTGGTCACTGGGTTTATGATAGGAAAGGATGACATTAAGCAGAAATTTACTCAATGTTTTTTCCTTGCTCCTCAAGAGAAAGGCTACTTTGTTTTGAATGATGTTTTTAGATATGTTGATGAAAATGGAATCCAAGGGTCTGCTCATGATATTGGATCTCCTGCCCCTCCGGACACTGGTAGTTGTATAATTTGTgattgcattatttttttagttcctgtTGTTTGTCCTCTTGAGATGACCCGTTCCCAACCTTTCAGTTTCCAATCCTTCTGTGCTGGAGACACAAGTTTCCGAGCAAATATCTGTGACAGCTGAGGATGGTGATGAAGAGGTAGTCTACAATCCAGAAAATGGTCAAGCTGCAATTGAAGAAGAGGAAGCACCTGTACCTGAGGTTCTTGATGAAATTCCTGATGATTCTCAGATGGTAGCTGGATTGGCATCTCAAATTGAAGAAGTTCCAAAGAAGTCTTATGCTTATATTGTTAGTCTCCATTCTAAAATACCCTCTTCCTTTTTGGTCATTCCCTGCTCATACTTAGTTGCAATTGTACACGCTTCTTCTTATAATCTTTGATTCTATAATATAGAGTGAAATGCTGGAAATTGACCAgaataatacttttattttcctGTCCTTTCTAATTGTTGGTCTTTTTTAGGTGAAGGTCATGAAAGAGGGTGCCATGCCGTCTTCCACTGTGACACCTGTTCCAGTGAAATCTGCCCACAAGAGTCAAGAACAGCAGGGTATTGCTGCACCTCCACCATCTAGCATATCAGAGACAAATGGTTCTGTTATAAATACTAATGAAGTTGGAAACATTCAAGAAGCTGAAGGTGTGGTGCCCCTTGTCAGATACTTAATTTAATGGCTCAAGTTTCATTGTGTCTAACTTAATGAGATGCATTAACATGTTTAGTTGCTTTTGGACAGCCGAGGGCTATTCTATTTATGTGAAAGGTCTGCCACCAACTGCTACGCCTGCAGTCTTGGAGAATGAGTTTAAGAAGTTTGGACCTATTAAGAGTGGTGGCATCCAAGTTA from Glycine soja cultivar W05 chromosome 8, ASM419377v2, whole genome shotgun sequence includes:
- the LOC114423703 gene encoding putative G3BP-like protein isoform X1; amino-acid sequence: MATSEQQVPPKTPAADIVGNAFVDQYYHMLHESPELVHRFYQDVSKLGRPEQNGIMGITTTMLDINKKILSLGYGELSAEIVSVDAQESYDGGVIVLVTGFMIGKDDIKQKFTQCFFLAPQEKGYFVLNDVFRYVDENGIQGSAHDIGSPAPPDTGISNPSVLETQVSEQISVTAEDGDEEVVYNPENGQAAIEEEEAPVPEVLDEIPDDSQMVAGLASQIEEVPKKSYAYIVKVMKEGAMPSSTVTPVPVKSAHKSQEQQGIAAPPPSSISETNGSVINTNEVGNIQEAEAEGYSIYVKGLPPTATPAVLENEFKKFGPIKSGGIQVRSQKGFSYGFVEFEVASAAQSALEASPISINGRLVVVEEKRSTNRGRGRFSSGRAPSFRGEGARGRGNYGNGRSYGRGGDFNGRGEYGYRNGNRGGFSSRGGDGYQRNDHMGTGGGRMNRAGGSAVNPAVKTAGV
- the LOC114423703 gene encoding putative G3BP-like protein isoform X2, with product MATSEQQVPPKTPAADIVGNAFVDQYYHMLHESPELVHRFYQDVSKLGRPEQNGIMGITTTMLDINKKILSLGYGELSAEIVSVDAQESYDGGVIVLVTGFMIGKDDIKQKFTQCFFLAPQEKGYFVLNDVFRYVDENGIQGSAHDIGSPAPPDTVSNPSVLETQVSEQISVTAEDGDEEVVYNPENGQAAIEEEEAPVPEVLDEIPDDSQMVAGLASQIEEVPKKSYAYIVKVMKEGAMPSSTVTPVPVKSAHKSQEQQGIAAPPPSSISETNGSVINTNEVGNIQEAEAEGYSIYVKGLPPTATPAVLENEFKKFGPIKSGGIQVRSQKGFSYGFVEFEVASAAQSALEASPISINGRLVVVEEKRSTNRGRGRFSSGRAPSFRGEGARGRGNYGNGRSYGRGGDFNGRGEYGYRNGNRGGFSSRGGDGYQRNDHMGTGGGRMNRAGGSAVNPAVKTAGV